A genomic region of Oncorhynchus mykiss isolate Arlee chromosome 2, USDA_OmykA_1.1, whole genome shotgun sequence contains the following coding sequences:
- the LOC110493175 gene encoding fibulin-7, giving the protein MMMNQFSVVMVIWGLHHLYVAHGQDCASRQELQSSLHQVEKLLSAQEASYQQSLRSLRKRLNALMNSSTVKHTTKAHNATCPKPESLAYGRRLGRVFGVGHEVHFVCKAGYELLGPQTRVCLASLKWSGQQPTCRVLNTVSNIPAALPTPSYFSSSSPSPSSSSISTSSAPLSAFVRPSRCTQFQGSSHCICDAGFTISGRDSDICTDMDECQLFPLAQPGRLCMHTCINTPGSYHCVCPSGYNLARDNRSCKDIDECESRLHNCTLDQVCVNTYGGFQCVQVECPRITNATYIKTSPMRCERNPCVVGDKACTQAPNSVSFHFMPVVSNMSTPRVLFRVSAARVLGDTLRFGLLGSRGRSHFSMQRSGRQTGTLLLVSPLQGPATLEAEVEMSELERQALLGRYLTKVTLFVSPYGF; this is encoded by the exons GACTGCGCGTCGAGGCAGGAGCTGCAGAGCTCTCTGCACCAGGTGGAGAAGTTGCTGTCAGCCCAGGAGGCCTCCTACCAGCAGAGCCTTCGCTCCCTGAGGAAGAGACTGAATGCCCTAATGAACAGCAGTACCGTCAAACACACCACCAAGGCGCACAACG cCACCTGTCCTAAGCCTGAGAGTCTGGCTTACGGCAGGAGACTGGGGAGGGTGTTTGGTGTGGGCCACGAGGTGCACTTTGTGTGTAAGGCAGGTTATGAGCTGCTAGGGCCCCAGACCAGAGTGTGTCTGGCGTCTCTGAAGTGGAGCGGCCAGCAGCCCACATGCAGGG TCTTAAACACTGTGAGCAACATCCCCGCCGCCCTTCCCACGCCGtcctacttctcctcctcctccccctccccctcatcctcctccatctctacgtcctctgcccccctctcggCCTTCGTTCGTCCATCCCGCTGCACCCAGTTCCAGGGCTCCTCCCACTGCATCTGTGATGCAGGCTTCACCATAAGCGGCCGCGACAGCGACATCTGCACAG ACATGGATGAGTGTCAGCTGTTTCCGCTGGCACAGCCTGGGCGCCTGTGTATGCACACCTGTATCAACACCCCTGGCAGCTACCACTGTGTGTGCCCTAGCGGCTACAACCTGGCCAGAGACAACCGCAGCTGCAAAG ATATTGACGAGTGTGAGAGCAGACTTCACAACTGCACCCTggaccaggtgtgtgtgaatACGTACGGGGGGTTCCAGTGTGTGCAAGTGGAGTGTCCTCGCATCACAAACGCCACGTACATCAAGACCTCTCCCAT gcGGTGTGAGAGGAACCCGTGTGTGGTGGGGGACAAGGCCTGCACCCAGGCTCCCAACTCCGTCTCCTTCCACTTCATGCCCGTGGTCTCCAACATGTCCACACCAAGGGTGCTCTTCCGGGTGTCTGCGGCCCGTGTGCTGGGTGACACGCTGCGCTTCGGCCTGCTGGGGAGTCGCGGCCGCAGCCACTTTAGCATGCAGCGCTCTGGCAGGCAGACGGGCACCCTGCTCCTGGTGAGCCCTCTGCAGGGCCCAGCTACACTGGAGGCAGAGGTAGAGATGAGCGAGCTGGAGAGACAAGCCCTGCTGGGACGCTACCTCACCAAGGTCACCCTTTTCGTCTCCCCCTACGGTTTCTAG